A single genomic interval of Lacrimispora sphenoides JCM 1415 harbors:
- a CDS encoding aspartate kinase encodes MKKVVKFGGSSLASAKQFKKVGEIIRGDKSRRFVVPSAPGKRNDKDEKVTDLLYQCYDGAADGKSYKKILEKIKERYMEIIDGLDINLNLDHEFVTIEENFLKKAGRDYAASRGEYLNGMVMAEYLGYEFIDAAEVIFFDADGNFNAELTNKELSERLEHVERAVIPGFYGAKEDGTIKTFSRGGSDITGSIVAKAIHADMYENWTDVSGFLVADPRIIKNPEVIETITYRELRELAYMGASVLHEDAIFPVRKEGIPINIRNTNKPDDKGTLIVESTCRKPHYTITGIAGKKGFCSINIEKAMMNAEVGFGRKVLEVFEKYGISFEHMPSGIDTMTVFVHQSEFEDYEQSVIAGIHRAVEPDFLEMESDLALVAVVGRGMKATRGTAGRIFSALAHSRVNVKMIDQGSSELNIIIGVKNADFEEAIKAIYDIFITTEV; translated from the coding sequence ATGAAAAAAGTTGTGAAATTCGGAGGAAGCTCTTTGGCCAGCGCAAAGCAGTTTAAGAAAGTTGGCGAGATCATCCGCGGGGACAAGAGCAGACGGTTTGTGGTGCCATCAGCACCAGGCAAACGAAATGACAAGGATGAAAAGGTGACTGATCTGTTATACCAGTGTTATGATGGGGCAGCAGATGGAAAAAGCTATAAAAAGATTCTGGAAAAAATCAAGGAGCGTTATATGGAGATCATTGACGGACTTGATATTAATCTGAATCTGGATCATGAGTTTGTGACCATTGAAGAAAATTTCCTTAAAAAGGCTGGGCGTGATTATGCGGCTTCCAGAGGAGAGTACTTAAATGGAATGGTGATGGCGGAATACTTAGGCTACGAATTCATTGACGCAGCTGAAGTGATTTTCTTTGATGCAGACGGTAATTTTAATGCAGAGCTTACCAATAAGGAGCTTTCAGAGCGCCTGGAACATGTGGAGAGAGCTGTGATCCCGGGCTTTTACGGAGCGAAGGAGGATGGGACCATAAAGACCTTTTCCAGAGGCGGTTCAGATATAACAGGCTCCATTGTTGCAAAAGCCATTCATGCGGATATGTATGAAAACTGGACGGATGTTTCCGGTTTCCTGGTGGCTGATCCCAGGATCATCAAGAATCCTGAGGTCATCGAGACCATTACATACCGGGAGTTAAGAGAGCTTGCCTATATGGGAGCCAGTGTTCTTCATGAGGATGCCATTTTCCCGGTGAGAAAAGAAGGAATCCCAATCAACATCCGGAACACCAATAAGCCTGATGATAAAGGAACTTTAATTGTGGAGAGCACCTGCAGAAAGCCTCATTATACCATTACGGGAATTGCAGGAAAGAAAGGCTTTTGCTCCATCAACATTGAAAAGGCCATGATGAATGCGGAAGTTGGTTTTGGGAGAAAGGTTCTTGAGGTATTTGAAAAGTACGGCATTTCCTTTGAGCATATGCCGTCAGGAATCGATACCATGACCGTTTTTGTCCACCAGTCAGAATTTGAAGATTATGAGCAGTCTGTCATTGCAGGGATCCACAGGGCCGTAGAACCAGATTTCCTTGAGATGGAATCAGACCTTGCGCTGGTGGCTGTGGTAGGCCGTGGCATGAAGGCGACCAGAGGGACTGCCGGAAGAATCTTTTCGGCTCTTGCCCATTCCAGGGTAAACGTAAAAATGATTGACCAGGGATCCAGCGAACTCAACATCATCATTGGCGTAAAGAATGCTGATTTTGAGGAAGCGATCAAGGCAATTTATGATATATTTATCACGACTGAGGTTTAA
- a CDS encoding MurR/RpiR family transcriptional regulator, with product MKFDVYKLADKYKLTDTETQILNYILENNQQVLHMAVREVANQNFVSAATIIKLSKKMGYTGYTDMIYRLNFMITSHRKNRERLSDITSFISDIPDELLNDFMGQLKKHRNDIILVSATGFSSPLAEYIERKLLVTGFRVIKTNAYAVYDKNRLGASLVIVVSKSGETDTIAKLVDYANENQVDIVSFTGEQSNYIGRTSTVNIPILDDKTLDDRNLQSNYFYARVIVVFEYLMSQVLEELNECQ from the coding sequence ATGAAATTTGATGTTTATAAACTGGCGGATAAATACAAGCTGACAGATACGGAAACCCAGATATTAAATTATATTCTGGAAAATAATCAACAGGTACTTCATATGGCAGTACGTGAAGTTGCAAACCAAAATTTTGTATCTGCTGCAACGATCATCAAATTATCAAAAAAGATGGGATATACCGGATATACTGATATGATATACCGTCTTAATTTTATGATTACGAGTCATAGGAAAAATAGAGAAAGACTGTCGGATATTACCAGCTTTATCAGCGATATACCAGATGAATTACTAAATGATTTTATGGGCCAGTTAAAAAAACACAGAAATGATATTATTTTAGTATCTGCTACCGGATTTTCTTCACCACTGGCAGAATATATAGAGCGTAAGCTTTTGGTAACCGGTTTCCGGGTTATTAAGACCAATGCCTATGCAGTATATGATAAAAACCGTCTTGGCGCATCACTTGTTATCGTGGTTTCCAAGAGCGGGGAAACAGATACCATTGCAAAGCTTGTTGACTACGCAAATGAAAATCAGGTGGATATCGTATCCTTTACAGGAGAACAGAGCAATTATATTGGCCGTACGTCTACCGTCAATATTCCGATTCTGGATGATAAGACGCTGGATGACCGGAATCTGCAGTCCAATTATTTTTATGCAAGGGTGATTGTGGTATTTGAATATTTAATGAGCCAGGTGTTAGAGGAACTAAATGAGTGCCAGTAA
- the xdh gene encoding selenium-dependent xanthine dehydrogenase, with product MYVVNVNGKDYQSEEDLTLMDFLRNRLGITSVKNGCKEGACGTCTVIVDGKTVRACILKLSKLEGKKVQTIEGFTQRERDVFVYAFAAAGAVQCGFCIPGMVISGKCLIDQNPNPTRDDVKQAIRTNICRCTGYTKIEDGILLAAKMFNENLEVPELKQTAAIGERTCRVDAEAKTLGTAKYADDYYLEGMLYGKNVFTKYARAKINGIDTSKALAMPGVVAVYTAKDIPGDRYIGHLAHDWPGMIDVGEETKCIGDTLAIVVAETMEQALEAVKAVEIDCEELEPIRSPREAMVPGAHQVHGEGFMHFGKFRTPVNNLLDHEEVKRGDAEAALAKSKYVAEGTFFVPPTEHAFMEPETAVGIPDGDGVKVITGAQGIYDEHHELSAYLGLPLEKVRIQSAFVGGGFGGKEDMSVQHQAALCAYLSKRPVKVSFSRQESINYHPKRHAMEIYCKIGCDENGIIQGMKARLLSDTGAYASLGGPVLQRACTHAGGPYNYQNVDIEGDAYYTNNPPAGAFRGFGVTQSCMSTEALINQLADQMGISGWEIRYRNAIRPGQSLPNGQIADEGTGMVETLEAVKEDFEKYEADPNYFVGIASAMKNAGIGVGLADVGRCILRVRDGKVVTGSSAAAIGQGLQTITLQMVCQTTGLTPEQVIIGHPDTKYTPDSGTTTASRQTVFTGEAIHIAAMKLKEDLDAGHSLSDLEGKEYYGEFDFKTDPIGSDKPNPVSHIAYGYATQLYVLDTEGKVVNVIAAHDLGKAINPLAAEGQVEGGVAMGLGYGLTEDFPLKDGVPQAKLGTLGLFKAPQMPPVDVRFIEKNPSDVAFGAKGVGEIVCVMGAPALQNAYFKKDGVFRYKLPLDNTFYRKPKPAK from the coding sequence ATGTATGTAGTAAATGTCAACGGCAAGGATTACCAGTCAGAAGAAGATTTAACATTAATGGATTTTCTCAGAAACAGGCTTGGTATCACTTCCGTTAAAAACGGTTGTAAGGAAGGTGCCTGCGGTACATGTACAGTAATAGTGGATGGGAAGACTGTCCGTGCCTGCATACTGAAATTGTCCAAACTGGAGGGCAAGAAGGTGCAGACCATAGAAGGATTTACACAGAGAGAACGGGATGTCTTTGTCTATGCCTTTGCGGCAGCCGGCGCCGTACAGTGCGGTTTTTGCATTCCGGGCATGGTGATCAGCGGCAAGTGCTTAATTGACCAGAATCCTAATCCAACCAGAGATGATGTAAAACAGGCGATCCGCACAAATATATGCCGTTGTACAGGCTATACCAAAATAGAAGACGGCATTTTGCTGGCAGCAAAAATGTTCAATGAAAATTTAGAGGTTCCTGAACTTAAGCAGACTGCTGCCATAGGAGAAAGAACCTGCCGTGTGGATGCGGAAGCAAAAACACTGGGTACTGCCAAATATGCGGATGATTATTATCTGGAAGGCATGCTTTACGGAAAGAACGTGTTCACCAAATATGCACGCGCTAAAATAAATGGAATTGATACCAGCAAGGCTCTTGCAATGCCCGGCGTAGTCGCTGTCTATACGGCAAAGGACATTCCTGGAGACAGGTATATCGGACATCTGGCACATGACTGGCCCGGTATGATCGATGTAGGCGAAGAGACAAAATGCATCGGTGACACCCTTGCTATCGTTGTGGCTGAAACAATGGAACAGGCGTTGGAGGCAGTGAAAGCTGTTGAAATAGATTGTGAAGAATTAGAGCCAATCCGCTCCCCAAGGGAAGCCATGGTACCAGGCGCTCACCAGGTACATGGCGAAGGCTTTATGCATTTTGGCAAATTCAGAACTCCGGTAAATAACCTGCTTGACCACGAGGAGGTTAAACGGGGTGACGCAGAGGCAGCTCTTGCAAAATCCAAGTATGTTGCAGAAGGCACCTTCTTCGTTCCGCCAACAGAGCATGCGTTCATGGAACCGGAAACTGCTGTTGGTATTCCTGACGGCGACGGTGTTAAGGTAATTACCGGAGCACAGGGTATTTATGATGAACATCACGAATTAAGTGCATATCTTGGCCTCCCTCTGGAGAAAGTAAGAATTCAGAGTGCTTTTGTCGGCGGCGGCTTCGGCGGAAAGGAAGATATGAGCGTTCAGCACCAGGCTGCTCTTTGTGCTTATTTATCAAAGAGACCTGTAAAAGTATCCTTCTCCCGTCAGGAAAGCATTAATTATCATCCAAAGCGTCACGCCATGGAAATCTACTGCAAGATCGGCTGTGATGAAAACGGTATTATCCAGGGCATGAAGGCAAGGCTTCTCTCTGATACGGGAGCTTATGCTTCTTTAGGCGGACCTGTACTTCAAAGAGCCTGTACCCATGCGGGCGGTCCATATAATTACCAGAACGTGGACATTGAAGGAGATGCTTACTATACCAACAATCCGCCTGCAGGTGCATTCCGCGGGTTCGGCGTAACACAGTCCTGTATGTCAACGGAAGCTTTGATCAACCAGTTAGCAGATCAGATGGGAATATCCGGCTGGGAGATCCGTTACCGCAATGCCATCAGACCAGGCCAGTCCCTTCCTAACGGGCAGATCGCCGATGAAGGCACCGGTATGGTGGAAACCCTGGAAGCAGTAAAAGAAGATTTTGAAAAATATGAGGCAGACCCAAATTATTTCGTAGGAATTGCATCTGCCATGAAGAACGCAGGAATCGGTGTCGGCCTTGCAGACGTAGGCCGCTGTATCTTAAGAGTACGTGACGGAAAAGTTGTTACAGGTTCTTCTGCTGCTGCCATCGGCCAGGGACTTCAGACCATAACCTTACAGATGGTCTGTCAGACCACAGGTCTTACACCGGAACAGGTAATCATTGGACATCCGGATACAAAATACACACCAGACTCCGGAACCACAACCGCCTCCCGCCAGACCGTATTTACAGGAGAAGCAATCCACATTGCCGCAATGAAACTGAAAGAGGATTTGGATGCAGGACATTCCTTAAGTGATCTGGAAGGCAAAGAATATTATGGCGAATTTGATTTTAAGACAGATCCTATCGGCAGCGATAAGCCAAATCCGGTAAGTCATATTGCTTATGGATATGCAACTCAGCTTTATGTTCTTGACACCGAAGGAAAAGTTGTCAATGTAATTGCAGCCCATGACTTAGGCAAAGCCATCAATCCACTTGCTGCAGAAGGCCAGGTAGAAGGCGGCGTTGCAATGGGCCTTGGTTATGGACTGACAGAGGACTTCCCATTAAAGGACGGCGTTCCTCAGGCTAAATTAGGTACTTTAGGCCTCTTTAAAGCACCTCAGATGCCTCCTGTTGACGTACGGTTCATTGAAAAGAATCCATCTGATGTAGCATTTGGAGCAAAAGGCGTAGGCGAGATCGTATGTGTTATGGGAGCACCTGCTTTGCAGAATGCTTATTTCAAGAAGGATGGCGTATTCCGTTACAAACTTCCTTTGGACAATACGTTCTACCGTAAACCAAAGCCAGCAAAATAA
- a CDS encoding DUF523 domain-containing protein, protein MGGEKENILVSACLLGVNCRYDGGNGRQESLIRLIEKYNFIPVCPEQLGGLETPREPAEQIIKVVTGDHDEIRVVDRSGKDVTDSFIKGAEETLKLARLYGCKRAILKERSPSCGHGCIYDGTFSGTKVPGDGVTARLLEENGILVSGESSIESF, encoded by the coding sequence ATGGGCGGAGAAAAAGAAAACATTCTGGTGAGTGCCTGCCTGCTGGGAGTCAATTGCCGCTATGACGGCGGAAATGGCAGGCAGGAGAGCCTGATCAGGCTTATAGAGAAATACAATTTCATACCGGTCTGTCCGGAGCAGCTTGGAGGTTTAGAGACGCCAAGAGAGCCTGCGGAGCAGATTATTAAAGTCGTAACAGGTGATCACGATGAGATCCGCGTGGTGGACCGGTCAGGAAAAGACGTGACAGACAGCTTTATAAAGGGAGCAGAGGAAACCTTGAAACTGGCAAGGCTATATGGTTGTAAGCGGGCAATTTTGAAGGAACGGAGTCCGTCCTGCGGCCATGGGTGCATTTATGACGGGACGTTTTCAGGGACAAAGGTTCCAGGAGATGGGGTGACCGCAAGGCTTTTGGAAGAAAACGGAATTCTCGTATCAGGAGAAAGCAGCATAGAGTCCTTTTAA
- a CDS encoding glycoside hydrolase family 13 protein, whose protein sequence is MDRKWWKQAVIYQIYPRSFKDSNGDGIGDLQGIISRLDYLKELGADALWLSPVYCSPQDDNGYDISNYQDIDPVFGNLEDMEELIEKAGSRGIRIIMDLVLNHSSDEHPWFKEAIKSKDNPYHDYYVWRDGVEGTAPNELRAAFGGSAWEWVPELGQYYFHQFSVKQPDLNWDNPKVRREIQDMILWWMEKGVGGFRLDVIDLVAKEPDRMITADGPRLHEFIQELSRETFQKGDLVTVGEAWSANPENAVYYSNPDGSELSMVFQFEHICLDQKKGGEKWDLAPLPFLELKRALSTWQESLYCKGWNSLFWNNHDLPRIVSRWGNDKEYRIESAKMFAILLHGMQGTPYIYQGEELGMTNVRYDMEDYRDIETLNIYRERTGAGYKEADVMESIYAKGRDNARTPMQWNNGREAGFTDGTPWIKVNPNYPEINAEAAMADENSIFHLYQKLIGLRKIYDVFVDGKYRLLMPEDPDLFAYTRTLEETTLLVICNFYDKTVHFQLPKELDREKKKLISSYTDEGLTDVLRPYEARMYLIR, encoded by the coding sequence ATGGACAGAAAATGGTGGAAACAAGCGGTTATATATCAGATTTACCCCAGAAGCTTTAAGGACAGCAACGGGGATGGGATCGGAGATCTTCAAGGGATTATCTCCAGACTTGATTATTTGAAAGAACTTGGGGCAGATGCTCTCTGGCTCTCCCCGGTCTATTGTTCCCCACAGGATGACAATGGTTATGATATATCCAATTATCAGGACATTGATCCAGTGTTCGGGAATTTAGAAGACATGGAAGAATTGATTGAAAAAGCAGGCAGCCGTGGGATCCGGATTATCATGGACCTTGTTTTAAACCATTCTTCCGATGAGCATCCATGGTTTAAGGAAGCGATAAAAAGTAAGGATAATCCCTATCATGATTATTATGTGTGGAGGGATGGTGTGGAAGGAACTGCTCCAAATGAACTAAGAGCCGCTTTTGGAGGCTCCGCCTGGGAGTGGGTTCCGGAACTTGGGCAATACTATTTCCATCAGTTTTCAGTGAAACAGCCGGATTTAAACTGGGATAACCCAAAAGTACGCCGGGAGATACAGGATATGATCCTTTGGTGGATGGAGAAAGGAGTCGGCGGGTTCCGGCTGGATGTCATCGATTTAGTTGCCAAGGAGCCTGACCGGATGATCACAGCGGATGGGCCAAGGCTCCATGAATTTATACAGGAATTAAGCAGGGAGACCTTTCAGAAAGGAGATTTAGTCACCGTGGGGGAAGCATGGAGTGCAAATCCGGAAAATGCCGTTTATTACAGCAATCCGGATGGCAGTGAGCTTTCCATGGTATTCCAGTTTGAGCATATCTGCCTTGACCAGAAAAAGGGCGGAGAAAAATGGGACTTAGCCCCTCTTCCATTCCTGGAATTAAAGCGTGCTTTATCCACCTGGCAGGAATCCCTATACTGCAAAGGCTGGAACAGCCTGTTCTGGAACAACCATGATCTGCCGAGAATTGTATCCCGCTGGGGAAATGATAAGGAATATCGAATAGAATCTGCCAAAATGTTTGCAATCCTCCTTCATGGAATGCAGGGCACCCCCTATATCTATCAGGGCGAAGAACTTGGAATGACCAATGTAAGATATGATATGGAAGACTACCGGGATATTGAAACGTTAAATATCTATAGGGAAAGAACCGGGGCCGGATATAAAGAAGCGGACGTCATGGAGTCTATCTATGCAAAAGGCCGGGATAATGCGAGAACACCGATGCAGTGGAATAATGGCAGAGAAGCTGGTTTTACAGATGGAACTCCCTGGATCAAGGTGAATCCAAACTATCCGGAAATTAATGCAGAGGCCGCAATGGCAGATGAAAACTCCATTTTTCACCTTTACCAGAAGTTAATTGGATTAAGAAAAATCTACGACGTATTCGTAGATGGGAAATACCGGCTTCTGATGCCGGAGGATCCCGATCTGTTTGCCTATACCCGTACACTGGAAGAAACTACTTTGCTTGTAATTTGTAATTTTTACGATAAAACAGTTCATTTTCAGCTGCCGAAAGAGCTTGACCGTGAGAAAAAGAAGTTAATCAGCTCTTATACGGATGAAGGCCTTACAGATGTGCTCAGGCCGTATGAAGCCAGAATGTATCTGATCAGGTAA
- a CDS encoding hydrolase, giving the protein MNTAITRQQALELLKKYNKEPFHLLHGLTVEGVMRWYAGAMGFGSEEEFWGIAGLLHDVDFEQFPEEHCKKAPELLSEIGAEEELVHAICSHGYGICSEVEPEHMMEKIMFAADELTGLIGAAARMRPSKSVMDLEVSSLKKKFKDKKFAAGCSREVIASGAENLGWTLDELFEKTILAMRSCEEKVNREMEG; this is encoded by the coding sequence ATGAATACAGCAATCACAAGACAACAGGCACTGGAGTTACTTAAGAAATATAATAAGGAACCGTTTCATCTGCTTCACGGTCTGACCGTAGAAGGAGTAATGCGCTGGTACGCAGGAGCAATGGGTTTTGGATCAGAGGAAGAATTCTGGGGAATCGCAGGGCTTCTTCATGATGTGGATTTTGAACAGTTTCCCGAGGAACACTGTAAAAAGGCCCCGGAGCTTCTTTCCGAAATCGGTGCGGAAGAAGAACTCGTTCATGCCATATGCAGCCATGGCTACGGTATCTGTTCTGAGGTAGAGCCGGAGCATATGATGGAAAAGATCATGTTTGCAGCGGATGAGTTGACCGGGCTCATCGGAGCAGCCGCCAGGATGCGCCCTTCAAAAAGCGTGATGGACTTGGAAGTCTCAAGCCTTAAGAAAAAATTTAAGGACAAGAAGTTTGCGGCAGGCTGTTCCAGGGAAGTAATCGCGTCAGGCGCAGAGAATTTAGGCTGGACTCTTGATGAGCTGTTTGAAAAAACCATCCTTGCCATGCGTTCCTGCGAAGAGAAGGTAAACCGGGAAATGGAGGGGTAA